Genomic DNA from Dysidea avara chromosome 10, odDysAvar1.4, whole genome shotgun sequence:
cataataatgttacaaaaaaaagtaaacaaacaagtataaggaaaaattgattgattggggatcatagaaataaaaaagtagggaaacttTAGATGTACGCGACCTTAGGATTTAAGTAggaatttaatgtccactagtatatcttcagacgacctcccttgtttcactactttttatttctatgatccttaatattTCCTTATATTTGTGTAATTAGTTATAGTATGTATGTCTTGTCAGGTTGTTGGTACAAGTTTCCAGCAGACTTTTGGTGGTTGTTCCTGccattttaaaataaataaaatgtagTGGCACGTGCCCTAGTTGGGGATCTAAAAAGATGAAGCCAAGAAAAGAAAGCCTTCaaataaacaacagcaacaattgGCTGTCATGGAGAAGGTTAGATCCACCCCACAAAcgccttcgctgtaaaaaaagtcgtgtccaagaaactacaagtacctgtaacccaatgtaaaaacagctcagttgtagagaAAGACTTCaagaaagtaaaaataactggtaacttaaagagctgatatatggagtggccaagaatcaattTTAATCCAACTACCTATATACTAAAGTTTTtaaatccatgcaagaacaccttggctgtaaaacaagtgcacccatgaaagtaactggcaattgaaataactgatatctgaagcagccaagagtGAATGTTGATATataactaattggaattaacaacattgaacctttatatTTCAGTTgcgttctacattcactctgctgcatcctaaattgatttcttttaactctaattggctggtaatttggccgccttttttaatatgAAAGATagaggttcaatgttaaactttttgttaattccaattagttgtatatcaacattcattcttggccgcttcagatatcagttaCCTCAATTACCaattactttcatgggtgcacttgtTTTACAACCAAGGTGTTCTTTCATGGATTAAAAAActttagtatcatacagtacgatagttactgtatagtagggacgatgaaggtgtgggcgtggtccacgaaGAAAAATCTACCAAAAACCATCTTCAGAAATCCTTCATGGCCActtcacagtattggtcaggtataaacaagcccaaatgtgTCCTCAGAATGATCCGAAACGTTTCCGACGAGGTGctacgaatttttttttttttaatttactttagcgaattttctactgcctcactgcctgcctacctgcctgcctgatgcgttcagtaaAGCGTAGAGGAAAACTGGCTACGGCTACAGCCTGGCTTCTTTGGCAGAAATGCTTTGAATTTTATGGCgaaaaaacctttcacaatatCAAATACCTACGATGTATGCGCTACTGTCttatctttgatccttctttatcgtggccatcgCTCATGGGTACAGCTTCCATCAAAGCACACACACCACAGcgccccaacatattggaataaacgTGTAGCATAATTGTAATGAGTatgtgattttaatgttggggatacacctcgggatatcctgctgcctgttcaacatcATTGAGAAACTACACGCATAAggattagagtgtttgctttggctcgaaggtggtttcttttccgagtTTAAAAACCGGGTGTATATAGCACCTCTCTACAGACTTtatgggtagctttcccagagcacttttcaggcatacaactgaaaaacactgtagtaggcctcataggctcGCGTATTTTGTCGTCTAGAAAGTGGGCGTGACCTGTACACACGCGAACTAAAAGTAAGAGCAGccttgaggctttgttgagagaattagtggaaaataatactgtagacacactataaaacagttgaaaagatacttctgtgggtaatgggttgtttaaagcggtttgttaaaaATACACATCCTAGGAATGTTTAGCTGCGTATTCCGGGATTTGCAGGTTATTCATGAATTACTAAATACAGTTACTCAATaaagtttacaaaaaaagtacacaaacaagtgcaagaaaaaatcaggaattttccatatgagtagggactgcagtaatgagtagggactgcagcaataaaaagcactgaaacaagccgctgagacaaaacacaactgaatgattgcattttaatccctactttagcctgctatgatgtatggctaaagtagggattaaaatgcaatcattcagttgtgttttgtctcagcggcttgtttcagtgctttttattgctgcagtccctactcattaCTACAGTCCCTACTCATtactgcagtccctactcatatggaaaattcctgattttttcttacacttgtataagtagttggattaagattgattcttggctgctccagatatcagctctttaagttatcAGTTATTTTCactttcatgaagtctttctctacagctgagctgtttttacattgggttacaggtacttgtagtttcttgaatgcacctttttttatagcaaaggtgtttttggggtggatatcacttgTGATAGTCCCACTGGGGGAACAACAAATTGTTAAAACGGTAATTTTCAGATGACTGATATTTGGAAATTAGCAATtaaaatgcataatattatcttggagagtcaaacaTGCACCCGTCATCTTATTTGACAGTGTTATAAAAAGGCATACACATTACTGACTGTTCACAcggtaaattcggaagtatgaatttacagtgtagaatagacagactgttctattagagtatagatcTATCTTTACTGTGGCATTCATTTACTAtttacaaaattttacaatatctcatatctgtggtaaatgcttcagacaccttatAATCATGCTCATAATTAAGCTCACACAATTAGCAaatgcctaattagttcacgtGTTGTGCTTATAGTATTAatgttttcctagtacccagattttTCGGTGTGGTGTATTGTACGTATTAACGACACCGTCGGTATCTGGTCATAGCAGTTCACGTACTAGCAGTTGGATGTAGTCATAGTAAGTCACTTGGGACCAGGCAAAAATGCTTGCTTGTTGTTTGACTGGTCTCTTGTGTTGTCAGATATCTAAGCAAGTTGTGTACTTTCTAATCCTGATTTTCCTGTTGTATAACTAAGAAATATATTTACCATGTCATACATTctgtttggtggccacttgttgtttgacaggtcTCCTCATGTTCATGTTACGTACTTAGGCACCAAACATTTACgttacctctggtacaccagATTCACTTAGCCTTGAATATAATATTTTGTATGTTTAATTTTTAATTCAgcgcctgcttgttcttttacagggctcacttaatcttgtgtcatcatgcagacaTCTAAGAAATCATCACTTTTGGTGTTAAACtatttgatgtgatgtttattAACTTTGTGTTATGTATTGTAATAACATTGTTATATGTTTACCCtaaggcaagaaattttcatggatttcgtAGCCATCTTATCCACAACTAGAATCGCCtcatttgttttgtttgtagctgtcacgGCAGTTTCACGTTTCCACAAAGCACTAATTAAGGTGGAGCTTGTGTagtggctttcattatgtacgTACTGTACGGCAACAAACTTTTTgtctggaatgtggttcgtggtttgtgACTTTGTGTACATGAGTTTTGGTCATTCCACCCAACTTGCAAAAGATTTCTTGCatggtgcatggcactaaaCGAGTATTGACTAACGATTTATATACCTTCTGTACGTTCTTCAtgctttcacaccttgtttataagacatctgctgATTATAAATGCTCACATGAGGCATGGCACTACATAGactctaaaagatttctgcttaaaatgcctTCCCTGGGAACTTACAGctctgcacgctttcacaacttgtttgtcagacattaggccttgtgtccacatcgtgtctttaaaagttattgtagggattagaggtttgaacggagaaaatacgcgtagaagtagataatgtcagtgctagatggccGGTGCAAACATGGGTAAGTTGACTGGTGCAAACACAGGTacgttgactggtataacgtgacaatAAGTGTAACACAatgtagagaaataaagtgaatatgtctaaatacggtaatatttttattgtagcgaggtcgcaagaaaactacgACAAcgactaaagattttttttatgatgtaacacaatacaaatccattgagagatgttgcacaATCCAgcgctaatattgcaaaaccatcTCTACACGTAAATagctcacagtagtggccgcgcgccTCACTATTGCCTCACTACTGTAAGTCTTGATATGCTAGCAGTGGCCTTTAGCTATagcatgtacaagttgagctggatcctgaaaaacagctaaaaatgaaaatatgatttttttttctctCAAGAGAATTAACGCTTCAGCCAACCAGgagattagtggtgacagtaaaagtgTTAACAACAGGCTTGGCTCCATCACTAGTTCAGGAAAGGGTTGTAGTGGATGctacacttttatggcttccgcATAGGAAACGTATACGGTGAAAATTTTGACTAACCTTAACTACTGCATCAGGAatttgaacgaaaagattttgaaatgtgtttagcaggtcaagcagcactacaaatgggccaaatttcaagaacatGTTTAATTGCATCtttgagttattaaatgtttttgaggatccagctcaacatgtacataatatagcaagactcaataaaccAAATACGTgttccagtccaccagtccagtgaATAGTAATACCTGGTCAATGGACAAGGACTATAAATTGAGGAGTAAAAAGTCTATGTAAGAACCTAGTGTAGGGGATTTTGCAAAATGGGATTGCAAAAATCAATAAATCAAATACCTTTGTAGTTGTAGATTATACTACAATGACTATTGAAATGATACCCACTTCAACTATGTAACACTATCCGAGTCACAAATTCTGGACCATCATAACATGAAGGTGCTGATATTTACAGGAGACATTGCCAAATGCACAGACATTATGAGCGTATTAAATACAATAAAATATCACAATGTATTAGAAATTTGACTCGTAACCAGCTTATTGCGAACATCAatgttagttttacaatagatAACTGCTTAGTATTTGTACCTGTTTAACAAATCTCTACACCCGCTTTGTGTATTTAAATATTGCTCTAGAATCTTTATCCACTCACAGTGATAAGATCTCGAGTAGAAGGGTAGGTAAATTTGATTGGACAACTACTGAAAATTATGGCTAGAAATTGTTGCCACTAATATAGTCCACACATATCCTGCTGAATAGGTGCTTTAATACCTTTAATGCTGCTGCTTCCCTCCTCAATTCCTGAATGACAGTAGCTAATGCTTCAGGATTTACTCCAGCTTCGCACAGCTGCACACAAATCCTCAGCGAGTTGTCATCTAGCCCAGTCTTCAGAAGCCGAGATATTTCTCTTACAGCTACGTATACACAAGAGTGTCATCTTCAAGCAACAATACAAGCAAATTAGTACTTTTCATTGCTTCTCTAGTCTCTGACAACTGTCCGTCTTGGGCGGCTTTTTTGGCAGCAGGTTTTCCTGACATTTTCTAAATAATGCACATCAAATTATTCTGTTTAAAGCACATGTACAAGCgggaattttaaattaatgGACACTGGCAGTGATAGACACCTTATTATTACACGATACCTGCGGGTGAGTATATATGGATATTTTTGACGTGCACGTTTGCTCTAGGTATCTGACAACATAGCGATGATGATGCGAGTTTGTGTTCTACCACGGGGGAGAACAGATGGTGCTGTAACACGCGACACAACAGCAAGTGGCTGGTTCCTGGATCGCCACATGCAGGTAACATGGAGCAAACTATAGTAGGATACTATTACGTATGATGTTTAGGAGTTGCTAATGATGATATATGACGAATTGTCTAGAAAGAGTAAAGTAAAACCATCAGCTTCTGATAAAGTATCTTCACCGCTGTTTAAAAGAGGTACCTTATAGATACTTACGAAGGTCTGAGAGTAGCCATTTTACTTTAAAATGATGTAGTGTAATTGCAAGCTGTTGTGTGTGCTCGTGTCTCATAGCATGTGAAGGCCCAATTTATTATCAATGTTGCATCCCGTACGCGTATtttgtcccatacgcgtatgggcattTTCcctgtcccatacgcgtatgggcatcCCGTACGCGTACAGTCAAttgcagaattcttgaaaaaaGTATGCCGTACCGTGAGTGCTTCCGTAAGGCTCCCtgtgagtaaattttattgtcCTTGCCACGGATTCAACAGCAACTGAACCACACTAATCTTTTCCTCAATCCGGGTGATCCGGCGtcactacaaatagttttccAGCCCACGGAATGTTTACGGCACGGGAAGAGGaatttcaacaattctgcaatcgactgtatAGGGCCCCGTATGCGTACGGAACGATATAATTTAATTCTGAGGCGCTTAGCGTTGCTTGCATAGATTCAACTGGGTTTACAAATACGTAGCTTTTGCAGTTCAGTTTCATTAAATATACCTTTGTTTTGGCTGTACTACCTACTGGCATATACTATGTAGAAATTACATAGCTAGCACACTGCTGTCGCgcttatttgtagctagctagctagctatttgttTGCCTCATAGTACTTCGCGCACGTTTCTTCTCCATGCTATAAGCTGCTATGTGCTGCATGTATCATATATCTGGCCTTCACCATTCAAATCATGTGGAGCATGCATATGTTGATTAAATCGGATGAACTTCTTGAGTAGTCTAGCAACCTTTTGGGCTAGCTAGTCACGAGTCCCTTGAACAAATCAGGCATCATTCTGCCTGTCCAGTAAAATAttaacttatttatttatttgcaatgtacaaactcaatttgAGTATTAATTCTATAATCTATAATTACTAATTGTTCTTAATGGAGTAGCGATGGGCATGTCAGTCTGCCTGTCCAGTATAATAGATAAATAGCAAATTATTTATATAGCACACCATAAATATCTAGCTAttctattatgtgactggacaTATACCAGTGGTCAAATGCATGCTGGGTAGAAATTAATGTGAATTATTGTGTAAGCAGAACTATGGTAAGTTagtataaatagctacatgcaCTTCGTGCATATATAGCACAACATGCAGTACCGGGTAAATCATTAAAATCGATTGAAAGCTGCAATTCCAtgaatcaatataattattattagctataacaaGCCAGGTCATAAATTAATGCATATAAATTAGACATGGACTAAGACTACATACTTATAACATAATagtgctgtcagaccttcagtgcagctggtcactgtaaagctttacaaACAAAAGCAAACAGCACAGCTAACATAATACCCATGCACTAACACAGAGTTCAGTCCAAGAGATTCGTTTCAACTAGTTAACGCAAGCGTAAGTGAGACTGAAGTTTACACATCCACTTAACGGTATATAAAACTACTAAAAATCGACTGATTTTCTGACATAGGATCACATAATCATAATATCCACTCTGCACTAAGCAGTAGCAGTGCTAGCTCTACACCATGCATGTTCGCTGGGGGCCAAACacaattttataaattataatatgccATACATTAATATTTAACCATGATTACATAAAGTCAATTACATAGGTTGCACCAGTAGAACAGCATGGTCCAATAAAGTTAACTATAGGTATATCCTCTGGATTCAACTTAATGCTAATGTGCCTGTTGACACAATTCAGGTGGTACCACGATTCACATGTTCCACAGCCAATCTACGTATATATTCAGCTGATAGTCAATGAAACAAAGAGCAAACAACACTTACCCAATCCTGTGCTTTAGTAGCAGTGAATGAGCAGGTCCTGCAATGCTCTTCTATGGGTTCTGCAAACAAATAGATTGCTAACAACACTCATAAGTACCTTACAACTGCTTGTTTACCTGAATTGTTAAGTATTTCTTTTGCCATCTCTATTCTTAAATCGTGAACTGTTCCAGCATGGATGTTCATTGGTAAATGTCTTAAATATTGTTCAGCAAACTATTTTAGAAATTCTTTATGTTGTGTTGCAGAATATACTTAAGGCCATACCTTCATAACATAAACTCCACAAGACGAATTGTCTTCCTGTATACTGTGTGGAGGCGTAACGACTTCCCATACATACTTCTTTGGCCAATATCCACCACAATATTGATAGGTGCTGTAAGAGCTGCAAGAGAATTATATGCAAATAGCCAGGGATTATATGCAAATAGCCAGGGAGTTCAAAGAATGTGTTCCTGTTGATATGCAAATTAATGTGTATACATACTTAACTAACTATGTGTGCAAAATATTAACTGTACTAACTTCCAGTTTTTTCTTATCCTTTGTATTAGTCTATGATCTCTTTCTTCATACTTCTTTGGGTCAATGTAGAGAACCTTTCCATTCTTTGGTTCGACAATCTAAAGAAATAGTAGCTATAAAgatataaatgtacaaatatgtCTGACCACCAATATCCAGTGCATCTTTTGGTAGCAGTAAGGTCCAATGAGGGCATTGTAATgagacaaatcaacctgcagaaataTATGTATACAGGTGTCTGTAAGTCCTCGTAAAGTACCAACTCATACATTGCTTAAAACTTTCTTCTTAAGGATATACGTCCCATTACAAATGTCATTCACTGCAGACACGTCCATGATAAATATTTCTTCTTCCTTTGTTTGGAAGTGAGCATgcacataatgcatacattcaTATGCACTAGACTTTTCTATGTATTATCTCTAACCTTTTTGTTGGCACGGATCATGTATAGTAGATAAGATGCTATCACCTATAtacaacatatatacatatatgcttGCTTGCATAAAGTTTACAAGCACGTATTTCATCAGTAACCCATCCATTGGTGTCAATCAGTGACAGAATCCCCTCGTCGTAAACTTTGTAACTACCAAACTTCGCTTCAAAAAGCATCTGGGTTTTGTTTCTGATTCTCATTAATCGGCCTGCATGATAGCAATATTATGCAGACAGATGATATACCGGGCACAAAACCTTCGGTTTGATAATCATTTTCATCAACTTCTTCATCTGATGAATTAGGACAATACTGATGAACTACCCCTCCTGCAAAATAAAGATGAAAATGAATGAATGAAAAGTGTAGATAGAGAAAAGTAGTTACAGCCTACAAAATATCCTTACGGGATTTGTGCAAGTGGAAATAGTCAATAAGTACATTAGCCATTGTAGGCTCTTCTTGATTCAATAAGTcggctgtttgtttgtttgtctctacatcATCCTTCAAATCATACATTTTGTTGGTAAACTTTTGCACAATTGTGATTGGAACTGGTTCCTTGTGAGCATAGCAAAGATCCTTCAAACATTTCTGGTCTTCATAGTTATCCACAACATAGCTGTGCAGAAATGCAGCTGGTAAGTTGGTTTTGAGACTGTTAGATATGTATTCATGGGCAGGCCCACATGGCTTAAACAAAAACGATGGATGGTTCTGTATAATAGTTTTCATCTTCTTGCTAAGTTTCACGATTTTGTCAAACTGAAAGCTGTTCCCTGGTGGAATATCTTcattgctgaaaatttcatgacccCCTAAAATGTATAATCCATGCAGATTAACACACACCTACATGATTGAATTTATTTCTTACTTTCAAGCTTAGGGCTGGTTTCTTCTACTGACATACTACtggcttcttcttcttctactccCTGGACCCCAGAACTACCTGTTGTACCAATTCATCTTATACCAATGATCTACCCGTGCATGTACATTTACTTAGACATATCCATGACAAATATGCTATGCATGGGGAGCATTAAAGATATTTTGTGTGCATGTCCATGCAGATGTTTCAATGCATCTCACTTCAACATAGTACATGCAGTGTACCCTCTACCATTTGGAACCAAGAGTTTGACCAATATGTGACCTGGGCTGACAAAATCAGTCTCTTATAGCCTGTCAAAATTTGACCTACTTTTAAATGCTTGAAGCTACATTACTTTGTCCATGATTATAGCTAGCATCCACATAAAC
This window encodes:
- the LOC136236902 gene encoding mitotic-spindle organizing protein 1-like; translated protein: MSGKPAAKKAAQDGQLSETREAMKTVREISRLLKTGLDDNSLRICVQLCEAGVNPEALATVIQELRREAAALKEDDRPSGR
- the LOC136236328 gene encoding uncharacterized protein, with protein sequence MKFAEQYLRHLPMNIHAGTVHDLRIEMAKEILNNSEPIEEHCRTCSFTATKAQDWIGCGTCESWYHLNCVNRHISIKLNPEDIPIVNFIGPCCSTGATYVIDFM